AAAAACCTGAAGAGCCTGAGTGAAGCGCTTTCGTTTACGAAGATCGTGAATGATGCGTTGAAGCTCAGCAACTCGAATGTTGTTCCCATGTTTGAGCCAGTCGTCAAGCTCCGCTTCGACGCTTTTGTCAGGGCTACCCAAAGGACTGATCCTGGAATATAAAGTGGCTTTATTGAACCTATTAGTATAATAAAATCTGCTGAAAACCCCATTTTGAGCTAGGGATTTTGAGCTCGACAACAGCTTCATGGAGTTCATGCCTGTCTGCTGGGGATTTTTGGCactgaaatgaaatgaaattcaaaaccTTCGAGTAGGGTTTTAGGAGATACAGGGGTTAATAAAAGATTGGGCCATTTTTTGGGCCTTTTTTAAATAATGGGTTAATATAAATAGGCATGAAAtatatgtttagaattattgcatgaaatatAACATATTCTAATTATTGCAtcacatgaaaaaaattaattaaaaaatatgtttagaattttaataaaaataaaaatatatatgatttctacacattaaaaaaatattgatatttaaagaaaataaagattaatatactatttggtacttgagtttagcttcaatttttaatttggtatttgaaattttttgttccaatttggTACTTGACTTTGGCTTCAAGATTCACTTCAGTACCTAAATTTGTTTTCAAGGTTCAATTTAGTGCTTaggtttttaaatttgatacttaaaatttttcttatatcATTTAAGTACCCAAGTTTGGCTTCCAGATTTAATTTGATATCTgagttttatcttttttttgtctcaattaaGTACTCGTTCTTTTATTAGAGTacatatgtcaaatatttattgaatCGGTCGGTCTGGGGTACCAACTTAAACATTGAAGTCAAACTTgagtaccaaattgaaaaaaaataacttaagtatcaaattaaacattacaGCCAAACTTAGGTACCAAATAGTATATTATCCCACGAACACCTCCGATCATTTTGGCAAATGGCCTGTGTTAAATCACAAAATGAAGTGATGAAAGCAAAGGTTAATCCATAAGTTCCATGACCATATATAAGCTACAATGaaactcttttttcttttcattttttcattttcgttCATTTTCTCAAGCACCAAACAAACCATAATAACCCTTTTGGCTACGATGGAAAacgaaagaaaataacaaaatcaacCTAGCTAACTAGCAGAGCCTAGTTTCTTTATGATCACTAGTTCCAGTGTGTTGAGCAATGCAATCCAACAGCTTGATCTGCAGATCTTTGAATTGAGCTATTTGGGTCTGCAATTCCACCTTCTCTCTCCTTAAATTCTGGTTCTCCTCCATCAGCGTTTGACGATGAACATATGTACTTTCTTCATCAACAGCACTGCTGCCGCCATTCATGatctgatgatgatgatgatcttGATGATCATCACTTGAAGAAGATGCCTTCAAGAAAGCAGGGAACACACTTGGCTCGCTTTTCTTGCGTGTTATCTCCATTAACATTTGCTTGTAACCTCTCTGAAACTTCTCGTGCTTGAATTCCCATCTTCTTGATGATGTCTTCTTAAACCCCTGCTTCAACATTAATCCATTATACACTGTGATTAACGCTATATTTTTCAACATGAAGGCTATATATATAAGTCGCTGTATCCTTTTGACTTCACTAAAAACCTCCGAAATTTTGACTAAGGCTACGTAGTATTAACGACATCATTATCCTTTCCGATTCtcgttttgaaaaaaaaaaaaacctaagtaATTAGCGGAATATCAGTATGCAAACTAGATTTAATCCGGTACATAGATCAAAgactaaattaatcattttattaaaaattttatctatttttttagttaaaattagtCGTAAGGGACACAATGCATGCCATTAGCCCTATCAGTTTTACGgatagaaataaatgaaattttaatagagaacaatttattgtttaatttaataccgtgactaatttaccatttttttagtagaaagGGCAAAAATTTATTTGGCATAATAGTCCTCATGGTATTTTCCCATGAAATATCTAACTTTGAACTAAAGATTTAAAGGTAAACCATCAAttagtcacttttatttttttcaagttacattttaattatttatgtttaaaatattacgttttagtcacttacgctaatttgttgtaatattttattcaccgaaccgttaattgtcgttaatggtgtaacttTAAGTTGACGTGATAagttaaatcataatttcaaacaaaaatttaagttaaattatacaattaatccacatattttttcattttgaacaatttaattttttttatattctttcaactttttttcttta
This genomic window from Gossypium raimondii isolate GPD5lz chromosome 10, ASM2569854v1, whole genome shotgun sequence contains:
- the LOC105777534 gene encoding heat stress transcription factor B-2a translates to MMSNKMSSNYSSLSSPKAKGPAPFLAKTYALLEEGEEEESGEEGCSRRRKKIVSWNDEGTGFVVWSPAEFSDLTLPRYFKHNNFSSFIRQLNTYGFKKTSSRRWEFKHEKFQRGYKQMLMEITRKKSEPSVFPAFLKASSSSDDHQDHHHHQIMNGGSSAVDEESTYVHRQTLMEENQNLRREKVELQTQIAQFKDLQIKLLDCIAQHTGTSDHKETRLC